The proteins below are encoded in one region of Deinococcus metalli:
- the obgE gene encoding GTPase ObgE, producing MAFRDVLNIEVAAGNGGDGSMSFHRAKYMEKGGPDGGHGGKGGDIILRAIEGVESLERLLGRRKFKAPNGAYGEGRLRQGADGEDVYIDVPVGTTAFDEDSGRVLADLVAVGQQKIIARGGPGGRGNSTFTSSTRQAPRFAELGVPGQKRRVRLELRLIADVGLVGYPNAGKSSLLAALSRANPMIADYPFTTLSPILGVVAREGHDERFTMADIPGIIEGASEGRGLGLEFLRHISRTRLLVYVLDVTRDPVGELRSLQAELQAYDPTLLENVALIALNKVELVDADLATMVEDELAESGLPVLKVSAKDGLGLSELRETLFQMMPAFELWTERHALELEPDVVVDEALRIEFRIDPAARGVGIVSDGQPERVWTVHGGGFEARITRFSRYLEDASEYLGSVFRRQGLYNALKRAGAREGDTVEIGSHRFEYFDDEAERG from the coding sequence ATGGCATTTCGTGACGTACTGAATATCGAGGTGGCCGCCGGGAACGGCGGGGACGGCTCCATGAGCTTCCACCGGGCGAAGTACATGGAAAAGGGTGGCCCGGACGGTGGGCACGGCGGCAAGGGCGGCGACATCATCCTGCGGGCCATTGAGGGTGTGGAGTCGCTGGAGCGGCTGCTGGGCCGCCGCAAGTTCAAGGCGCCCAACGGCGCGTACGGCGAGGGCCGGCTGCGGCAGGGCGCCGACGGCGAGGACGTGTACATCGACGTGCCCGTGGGCACCACCGCCTTCGACGAGGACAGCGGCCGCGTGCTGGCTGATCTGGTCGCGGTGGGGCAGCAGAAGATCATCGCGCGAGGCGGGCCGGGCGGCCGCGGCAACAGCACCTTCACGAGTTCCACCCGCCAGGCCCCGCGGTTCGCGGAACTGGGCGTGCCGGGCCAGAAACGCCGCGTGCGGCTGGAACTGCGGCTGATCGCGGACGTGGGGCTGGTCGGCTACCCGAACGCGGGCAAGAGTTCGCTGCTGGCCGCGCTGTCCCGCGCCAACCCCATGATCGCGGATTACCCGTTCACCACGCTGTCACCGATCCTGGGCGTGGTGGCGCGCGAGGGCCACGACGAGCGCTTCACCATGGCGGACATCCCGGGCATCATCGAGGGCGCCAGCGAGGGCCGGGGCCTGGGGCTGGAGTTCCTGCGGCACATCAGCCGCACCCGCCTGCTGGTGTACGTGCTGGACGTGACCCGCGACCCGGTGGGCGAGCTGAGATCACTCCAGGCCGAACTCCAGGCCTACGACCCGACGCTGCTGGAGAACGTCGCGCTGATCGCGCTGAACAAGGTGGAACTGGTGGACGCGGACCTCGCCACCATGGTCGAGGACGAACTCGCGGAGTCCGGCCTGCCGGTGCTGAAGGTCAGCGCGAAGGACGGCCTGGGGCTGTCAGAGCTGCGCGAGACGCTGTTCCAGATGATGCCCGCCTTTGAGCTGTGGACGGAACGGCACGCGCTGGAGCTGGAGCCCGACGTGGTTGTGGACGAGGCCCTGCGGATCGAGTTCCGTATCGACCCGGCGGCGCGCGGCGTGGGCATCGTCAGCGACGGACAGCCGGAACGCGTGTGGACGGTGCACGGGGGCGGCTTCGAGGCGCGCATCACGCGCTTCTCGCGCTACCTGGAAGACGCGTCCGAGTACCTGGGCAGCGTGTTCCGCCGTCAGGGCCTGTACAACGCCCTGAAACGCGCCGGCGCCCGCGAGGGCGACACCGTGGAGATCGGCTCGCACCGCTTCGAGTACTTCGACGACGAGGCCGAGCGGGGCTGA
- the rpmA gene encoding 50S ribosomal protein L27, with translation MAHKKGVGSSKNGRDSQPKMLGVKKFGGEQVLAGNILVRQRGTKFKAGPNVGMGRDHTLFALEAGKVVFTNRGRTGRFISIEVPSVDVAAD, from the coding sequence ATGGCACACAAGAAAGGCGTAGGGTCCTCGAAGAACGGACGTGACAGCCAGCCCAAGATGCTGGGCGTCAAGAAGTTCGGCGGCGAGCAGGTGCTGGCCGGCAACATCCTGGTCCGTCAGCGCGGCACGAAGTTCAAGGCCGGCCCTAACGTGGGCATGGGCCGCGACCACACCCTGTTCGCGCTGGAAGCGGGCAAGGTCGTGTTCACCAACCGTGGCCGCACCGGCCGCTTCATCAGCATCGAAGTGCCCAGCGTGGACGTCGCGGCGGACTGA
- the rplU gene encoding 50S ribosomal protein L21, whose product MFAIIETGGKQYRVSEGDVIHVESLKGEAGDTIDLKPLFVGGDKALFGDAVGQFVVNAEVVQHGRGPKIYIRKYKSGVQYRRRTGHRQDYTTLKIVGIKG is encoded by the coding sequence ATGTTTGCAATCATCGAAACCGGCGGAAAGCAGTACCGCGTCTCTGAAGGCGACGTCATCCACGTCGAGAGCCTGAAGGGCGAAGCGGGCGACACGATCGACCTCAAGCCCCTGTTCGTGGGCGGCGACAAGGCCCTGTTCGGCGACGCCGTGGGCCAGTTCGTCGTGAACGCCGAGGTCGTGCAGCACGGCCGCGGCCCCAAGATCTACATCCGCAAGTACAAGAGCGGCGTGCAGTACCGTCGCCGCACGGGCCACCGCCAGGATTACACCACCCTGAAGATCGTCGGGATCAAGGGTTAA
- a CDS encoding YkvA family protein, producing MIFSPVLTRLRPIWRDALALLYAVRDRRTPDRARWIAAGALLYALSPVDLLPDGVPLLGMGDDLVIVPALLAYAARGLPAPVLADARARSARLSRQVPWLLPALVGLLVVGAVLAVWGLLRLARG from the coding sequence ATGATCTTCTCGCCTGTCCTGACCCGACTGCGGCCCATTTGGCGCGACGCGCTGGCCCTGCTGTACGCCGTCCGCGACCGCCGCACGCCGGACCGCGCGCGCTGGATCGCGGCGGGCGCGCTGCTGTACGCCCTGAGCCCCGTGGACCTGCTGCCGGACGGCGTGCCGCTGCTGGGCATGGGCGACGACCTGGTGATCGTGCCGGCGCTGCTGGCGTATGCCGCGCGGGGCCTGCCCGCGCCGGTGCTCGCCGACGCGCGCGCCCGGTCCGCGCGGCTGAGCCGTCAGGTGCCGTGGCTGCTGCCGGCGCTGGTCGGGCTGCTGGTGGTGGGGGCCGTGCTGGCGGTGTGGGGTCTGCTGCGGCTCGCACGCGGCTGA
- a CDS encoding tetratricopeptide repeat protein gives MIDAATTWHQATAALAGSEYDSAFDVLEHAMNEASRDVRARLALYLGSLHTLYGDAATDPLAAALQEARTLNPALRADPLYQALSAELDARTRGPDAAAPPPQATGAADPLARYHAVCALALSDRHQEALDVVLASTELPEHLRWRLRSWQADAQEQLGHTADAVLLYAEAAHLAQGIDRATMLQEQAALLIQQGQAENAKTVLDQARPLYPQRPNEEEALGLATWHYLRAQALLNSGQPDAALDMIREADRLEREHGDPSYGVSLVRGQVLAQLGRQEEALESFANALTLASDVDRPYANHELGVALLDLDRPVEAREKLESVLNEPEYPYHPEVLADIAECDYRLGRLQEAQLEAEQALAQGAVVPASLVLGSVALDYFQLDDALEHYERVIREAAPDSRDWITGHQMAADVMAQQGFPNPAAAYAHAQQALASTPESDDWHVTLQDHLRKAEAMLEQGGAPGGRMLN, from the coding sequence ATGATTGACGCGGCCACCACCTGGCACCAGGCCACTGCGGCGCTCGCGGGCAGCGAGTACGACTCGGCCTTCGACGTGCTGGAGCACGCCATGAACGAGGCCAGCCGGGACGTGCGGGCCCGCCTGGCCCTGTACCTGGGCAGCCTGCACACCCTGTACGGCGACGCCGCCACCGACCCCCTCGCTGCGGCCTTGCAGGAGGCCCGCACCCTGAACCCGGCCCTGCGCGCTGATCCGCTGTACCAGGCGCTCTCCGCGGAGCTGGACGCCCGCACGCGCGGCCCGGACGCCGCGGCGCCGCCCCCGCAGGCGACGGGTGCGGCCGATCCGCTGGCGCGGTACCACGCCGTGTGCGCGCTGGCGCTGTCCGACCGGCACCAGGAGGCGCTGGACGTGGTGCTGGCCAGCACCGAACTGCCCGAGCACCTGCGCTGGAGGCTGCGCTCGTGGCAGGCGGACGCGCAGGAGCAGCTGGGCCACACCGCGGACGCCGTGCTGCTGTACGCCGAGGCGGCGCACCTCGCGCAGGGCATCGACCGGGCGACCATGCTGCAGGAACAGGCGGCGCTGCTGATCCAGCAGGGGCAGGCGGAGAACGCCAAGACCGTGCTGGACCAGGCGCGGCCACTGTACCCGCAGCGGCCGAACGAGGAAGAAGCGCTGGGCCTGGCCACCTGGCACTATCTGCGGGCCCAGGCGCTGCTGAATTCCGGCCAGCCGGACGCGGCGCTCGACATGATCCGCGAGGCTGACCGCCTGGAGCGCGAGCACGGCGATCCCAGCTACGGCGTGTCGCTGGTGCGCGGGCAGGTGCTGGCCCAGCTCGGCCGGCAGGAGGAGGCGCTGGAATCCTTCGCGAACGCCCTGACGCTCGCCAGCGACGTTGACCGGCCCTACGCGAACCATGAGCTGGGCGTGGCGCTGCTCGACCTCGACCGGCCCGTCGAGGCGCGCGAGAAGCTCGAGAGCGTTCTGAACGAGCCCGAGTACCCGTACCACCCGGAGGTGCTGGCCGACATCGCCGAGTGCGACTACCGCCTGGGCCGGCTCCAGGAAGCGCAGCTGGAGGCCGAGCAGGCGCTCGCGCAGGGCGCGGTCGTGCCGGCCAGCTTGGTGCTGGGCTCCGTTGCCCTGGACTACTTCCAGCTCGACGACGCCCTGGAGCACTACGAGCGCGTGATCCGCGAGGCCGCCCCCGACAGCCGCGACTGGATCACCGGGCACCAGATGGCCGCGGACGTGATGGCCCAGCAGGGTTTCCCGAACCCGGCGGCCGCGTACGCGCACGCCCAGCAGGCGCTGGCGTCCACGCCCGAAAGCGACGACTGGCACGTGACCCTGCAAGATCACCTGCGCAAGGCCGAGGCGATGCTGGAGCAGGGCGGCGCGCCGGGCGGCCGCATGCTGAACTGA
- a CDS encoding YbfB/YjiJ family MFS transporter: MIQEGKTRPAAGGSALLDMLALSLGAAVALGFARFAYALLLPVMRADLGWSFTLSGAMNAANALGYLLGALAATPLSGRWGLKRVFTGGLLLSALSLLACAATAASAPLLLLRLLAGLGGALVFVSGGGLAALAARAHPQRSALLLGVFYGGSGIGIVLSALLLPPLLVGGWRGAWAALGLASLACLLLTLRPLTRFPERGASPLDGAAPAPLRPLAWTLAAYACFGIGYIAYMTFIVAFLRASGAGALVTPFWALLGAAVVVNPLVWRALATHARGARAMAVQMLTLATGAALPLLSTHPAALFTSGLLFGVSFLAVVTFTTIITRRVLPEHAWARGIAAFTVVFAAGQVTGPLLTGALADSAGGLRLGLGVSAAVLLLGAGLAWRHPAEGAPLPAR; the protein is encoded by the coding sequence GTGATCCAGGAAGGCAAAACCCGCCCGGCAGCCGGCGGCTCGGCCCTGCTGGACATGCTGGCCCTGTCGCTGGGGGCGGCGGTCGCGCTGGGCTTCGCACGCTTCGCGTACGCGCTGCTGCTGCCGGTGATGCGCGCCGACCTGGGCTGGTCGTTCACGCTGTCAGGTGCCATGAATGCCGCGAACGCGCTGGGGTATCTGCTGGGCGCGCTGGCCGCCACGCCGCTGTCGGGCCGCTGGGGCCTGAAACGGGTGTTCACGGGTGGGCTGCTGCTGAGCGCGCTGTCGCTGCTCGCGTGCGCGGCCACGGCCGCCAGTGCTCCGCTGCTGCTCCTGCGGCTGCTGGCTGGGCTGGGCGGCGCGCTGGTGTTCGTCAGCGGGGGCGGGCTGGCGGCGCTGGCGGCCCGCGCGCACCCGCAGCGCAGCGCCCTGCTGCTGGGCGTGTTCTACGGCGGCAGTGGCATCGGGATCGTGCTCTCGGCGCTGCTGCTGCCGCCACTGCTCGTGGGCGGCTGGCGGGGCGCGTGGGCGGCGCTGGGCCTCGCCTCGCTGGCGTGCCTGCTGCTGACGCTGCGGCCCCTGACGCGCTTCCCGGAGCGCGGCGCGTCCCCGCTGGACGGTGCCGCGCCCGCCCCGCTGCGCCCGCTGGCGTGGACGCTCGCTGCGTACGCGTGCTTCGGCATCGGGTACATCGCGTACATGACCTTCATCGTGGCCTTCCTGCGCGCGAGCGGGGCGGGCGCGCTGGTCACGCCGTTCTGGGCGTTGCTGGGCGCGGCCGTGGTCGTGAACCCGCTGGTGTGGCGGGCGCTCGCCACGCACGCCCGCGGCGCGCGGGCCATGGCCGTGCAGATGCTCACCCTGGCGACCGGCGCGGCTCTGCCGCTGCTGAGCACGCACCCCGCCGCGCTGTTCACGTCGGGCCTGCTGTTCGGCGTGAGTTTCCTGGCGGTCGTGACCTTCACCACCATCATCACCCGGCGCGTGCTGCCCGAGCACGCGTGGGCGCGCGGCATCGCGGCCTTCACGGTCGTGTTCGCTGCCGGGCAGGTCACGGGCCCGCTGCTCACCGGCGCGCTGGCCGACAGCGCGGGCGGCCTGCGCCTGGGCTTGGGCGTCAGCGCCGCGGTGCTGCTGCTGGGCGCCGGCCTGGCGTGGCGGCACCCCGCCGAGGGCGCGCCCCTGCCGGCCCGCTGA
- a CDS encoding WD40 repeat domain-containing protein has translation MRLSPLLLALSLSLGGTAGALTLRTAGVYALPGADVNHARPLSGGRWAVSADNAVMVLGRDLKVGRAWHTLAGGVRFLAVSPQGTRVAAMTRSEWTVWDLDSGAALGHGQIYADHLGFDAAGNVLVMYRGALLRNTLASGPERFEALDVGEEWDDFVASPDGARAVLLGSGSAQLVDLGSGEVLAEAELADDADGLAATFSPDGQTVVVRTGNEAFLLTAGGDVTDIEHGSDFGTEDSAVYFTTADRFVYVGGRRGQTYDIASGKAVGQRFSVPSAGGAARGSDGTFLALGRGVARFDPTAHVENVRTQLVSSNAWLGAFLPDGKFYAGVDDFRPLRGGAPLNVGPLDDLYAFDAQAGRVWTLNGTTVRVTQAGRVRALATLDEDAEYETLNATPDGTVAVASGYYGLAVLDARTGKVTARVTSDELDMEDIHAAIPTPDGRAVLIVPHEGNVVRYDPRAGSQQTAFRLPSGAEANFLQVTPGGTVAVDYTDEDGEQRIGLIRPGAAAPYKTVSLPATVRGLRFSPDGKALAVLTGGEDAPLRVYDTATGALLASAGPFNNVSSLLAWAASGRQLLVGAGLLGKAGSVTVFDVLP, from the coding sequence ATGAGACTGTCTCCCCTGCTGCTCGCCCTGTCCCTCTCCCTCGGCGGGACCGCCGGCGCGCTGACCCTGCGGACGGCCGGGGTGTACGCCCTGCCCGGCGCGGACGTGAACCACGCCCGGCCGCTGTCCGGCGGCCGCTGGGCCGTGTCGGCCGACAACGCCGTGATGGTGCTCGGCCGCGACCTGAAGGTCGGGCGCGCGTGGCACACCCTCGCGGGCGGCGTGCGGTTCCTGGCTGTGTCGCCGCAGGGCACCCGCGTGGCCGCCATGACCCGCAGCGAATGGACCGTGTGGGATCTGGACAGCGGCGCGGCGCTCGGGCACGGGCAGATCTACGCCGACCACCTGGGCTTCGACGCGGCCGGCAACGTGCTGGTGATGTACCGCGGCGCCCTGCTGCGCAACACGCTCGCCAGCGGCCCGGAGCGCTTCGAGGCGCTGGACGTGGGCGAGGAGTGGGACGACTTCGTCGCGTCCCCGGACGGCGCGCGGGCGGTGCTGCTGGGCAGCGGGAGCGCGCAGCTCGTGGACCTCGGCAGCGGCGAGGTGCTGGCCGAGGCGGAACTCGCGGACGACGCGGACGGCCTGGCCGCCACCTTCAGCCCGGACGGTCAGACCGTGGTCGTCCGCACCGGCAACGAGGCGTTCCTCCTGACCGCAGGTGGCGACGTCACCGACATCGAGCACGGTTCGGACTTCGGCACCGAGGACAGCGCCGTGTACTTCACCACGGCCGACCGCTTCGTGTATGTGGGCGGCCGGCGCGGCCAGACCTACGACATCGCGAGCGGCAAGGCGGTGGGCCAGCGCTTCAGCGTGCCGTCCGCCGGCGGCGCGGCGCGCGGTTCGGACGGCACCTTCCTGGCGCTGGGACGCGGCGTGGCCCGCTTCGACCCCACCGCGCACGTGGAGAATGTCCGCACTCAGCTGGTGTCGTCGAACGCGTGGCTGGGCGCGTTCCTACCGGACGGGAAGTTCTACGCGGGCGTGGACGACTTCCGCCCGCTGCGCGGCGGCGCGCCCCTGAACGTGGGGCCGCTGGACGACCTGTACGCCTTCGACGCCCAGGCGGGCCGCGTGTGGACGCTGAACGGCACGACGGTCCGCGTGACCCAGGCCGGCCGGGTGCGCGCCCTGGCCACCCTGGACGAGGACGCCGAGTACGAGACGCTGAATGCCACGCCGGACGGCACGGTCGCGGTCGCCAGCGGGTACTACGGTCTGGCCGTGCTGGACGCGCGCACCGGCAAGGTCACGGCCCGCGTCACGTCCGACGAGCTGGACATGGAGGACATCCACGCGGCCATCCCCACACCAGACGGCCGCGCCGTGCTGATCGTGCCGCACGAGGGCAACGTCGTGCGCTACGACCCGCGTGCAGGGAGCCAGCAGACCGCCTTCCGCCTGCCCAGCGGCGCCGAGGCGAACTTCCTGCAGGTCACGCCCGGCGGCACGGTTGCCGTCGACTACACCGACGAGGACGGTGAGCAGCGCATCGGCCTGATCCGCCCCGGCGCGGCCGCGCCCTACAAGACCGTGTCGCTGCCCGCCACCGTGCGCGGCCTGCGCTTCAGCCCGGACGGCAAGGCGCTGGCCGTGCTGACCGGCGGCGAGGACGCGCCCCTGCGCGTGTACGACACGGCCACCGGCGCGCTGCTGGCGAGCGCCGGCCCGTTCAACAACGTCAGCAGCCTGCTCGCGTGGGCGGCCAGCGGCCGGCAGCTCCTCGTCGGCGCGGGCCTGCTGGGCAAGGCCGGGAGCGTCACGGTCTTCGACGTGCTGCCCTGA
- a CDS encoding glutamine--tRNA ligase/YqeY domain fusion protein — translation MTAPGPTPLHPAPGDAPSAAPSVAPNFITEIIERDLTSGRYPQVVTRFPPEPSGYAHLGHVFASFLDFQTAAQYGGRYHLRMDDTNPDLATQEYVDAIADDLKWLGWDWGDHFYYASDYFEQYYAYAEQLVRQGDAYVDSVSADEMARLRGDPRTPGTPSPYRDRTPAENLDLLRRMRACEFPDGSHVLRAKIDLASPNMKLRDPVLYRILRGEHYRQGSAWCIYPMYDFQHPLQDAIEGVTHSMCSLEFVDNRAIYDWLMERLGFEPRPHQYEFGRRGLEYTITSKRKLRRLIEGGFVNGWDDPRMPTLRAQRRLGVTPGAVRAFAAQIGVSRTNRTVDLAVYENAVREDLNHRAPRVMAVLDPVRVTVRGLESGTLSLPYWPFDVVAGSPDGLVGVPGGGRVRPEEAVRAVPIGPELYIEREDFNPAPPKGYKRLTPGGTVRLRGAGVIRADSFEADADGRVTHLHATLLGEDARAGGVIHWVDAAQGVPAEFRLYDRLFRVPNPEGEHEDDLEPEPDAHFDPDEAALEDDAAPVDAGFLRYLNPGSLRVTRGVVEPSVLGDPRDTRYQFERQGYFWRDPVDSREDALVFGRIITLKDTWGRAETKAEGRDQRAEGRGAKVEDARTKVDAGKAPALSPEQEADALRLSGLGAADADARTVARDPALLAFLAGAVPDATFGQVASWAVNDLAPGLRAGDVRVDAAALAPLAARVAAGDLSMRVARAALARAAQTGDAPLDVIEREGLDAGVSGDALARAVADALAAHPDRVEAYRAGKTALKGFFTGVVMRATGGKAEPHAVSDALDAALNTPA, via the coding sequence ATGACCGCTCCCGGCCCCACGCCGCTTCACCCTGCTCCGGGCGACGCTCCCAGCGCTGCGCCCAGTGTCGCGCCGAACTTCATCACCGAGATCATCGAACGTGACCTGACCAGCGGCCGGTACCCGCAGGTCGTGACCCGCTTTCCGCCGGAACCCAGCGGGTACGCGCACCTGGGCCACGTGTTCGCGTCGTTCCTGGACTTCCAGACGGCCGCGCAGTACGGCGGGCGCTACCACCTGCGCATGGACGACACCAACCCCGACCTCGCCACGCAGGAATACGTGGACGCCATTGCCGACGACCTGAAGTGGCTCGGCTGGGACTGGGGCGACCACTTCTATTACGCCAGCGACTACTTCGAGCAGTACTACGCGTATGCCGAGCAGCTCGTGCGGCAGGGCGACGCGTACGTGGACTCGGTCAGCGCGGACGAGATGGCGCGGCTGCGCGGCGATCCGCGCACGCCCGGCACCCCCAGCCCGTACCGGGACCGCACGCCCGCGGAGAACCTGGACCTGCTGCGCCGCATGCGGGCGTGCGAGTTTCCGGACGGCTCACATGTGCTGCGCGCGAAGATCGACCTGGCCAGCCCCAACATGAAGCTGCGCGACCCGGTGCTGTACCGCATCCTGCGCGGCGAGCACTACCGGCAGGGCAGCGCGTGGTGCATCTACCCCATGTACGACTTCCAGCACCCATTGCAGGACGCCATCGAGGGCGTCACGCACTCCATGTGCTCGCTGGAGTTCGTGGATAACCGCGCCATCTACGACTGGCTGATGGAGCGCCTGGGCTTCGAGCCGCGCCCGCACCAGTACGAGTTCGGACGCCGGGGCCTGGAGTACACGATCACCAGCAAGCGCAAGCTGCGCCGCCTGATCGAGGGCGGCTTCGTGAACGGCTGGGACGATCCGCGCATGCCGACCCTGCGCGCCCAGCGGCGCCTGGGCGTGACGCCGGGGGCTGTGCGGGCCTTCGCGGCGCAGATCGGGGTGAGCCGCACCAACCGCACCGTGGACCTCGCCGTGTACGAGAACGCCGTGCGCGAGGACCTCAACCACCGCGCGCCCCGCGTGATGGCCGTGCTGGACCCCGTCCGCGTGACGGTCCGCGGCCTGGAGAGCGGCACCCTGAGCCTCCCCTACTGGCCCTTCGACGTCGTGGCGGGCTCGCCGGACGGGCTGGTGGGGGTGCCGGGCGGCGGGCGCGTGCGGCCGGAGGAAGCGGTGCGGGCCGTGCCGATCGGACCGGAGCTGTACATCGAGCGCGAGGACTTCAACCCGGCGCCGCCCAAGGGCTACAAGCGCCTGACGCCGGGCGGCACGGTGCGCCTGCGCGGCGCGGGCGTCATCCGCGCGGACTCGTTCGAGGCGGACGCGGACGGGCGCGTCACGCACCTGCACGCCACGCTGCTGGGCGAGGACGCGCGGGCCGGCGGGGTGATCCACTGGGTGGACGCCGCGCAGGGCGTGCCGGCCGAGTTCCGCCTGTACGACCGCCTGTTCCGCGTGCCGAACCCCGAGGGCGAGCACGAGGACGACCTCGAGCCCGAGCCGGACGCGCACTTCGACCCGGACGAGGCGGCGCTGGAGGACGACGCCGCCCCCGTGGACGCCGGCTTCCTGCGCTACCTGAACCCCGGCAGCCTGCGCGTCACGCGCGGCGTGGTGGAACCCAGCGTGCTCGGTGACCCGCGCGACACCCGCTACCAGTTCGAGCGGCAGGGCTACTTCTGGCGCGACCCGGTGGACAGCCGTGAGGACGCGCTGGTGTTCGGGCGGATCATCACCCTGAAGGACACCTGGGGCCGCGCCGAGACGAAGGCAGAGGGCCGGGATCAGAGGGCCGAGGGCCGAGGAGCGAAAGTCGAGGACGCCCGGACGAAGGTGGACGCCGGGAAGGCCCCCGCCCTGAGCCCCGAACAGGAGGCCGACGCCCTGCGTCTGAGTGGCCTGGGCGCGGCCGACGCAGACGCCCGCACGGTGGCGCGCGACCCGGCGCTGCTGGCGTTCCTGGCAGGGGCCGTGCCGGACGCCACCTTCGGGCAGGTCGCGTCGTGGGCGGTGAACGATCTCGCGCCCGGCCTGCGGGCCGGAGACGTGCGCGTGGACGCGGCGGCGCTGGCCCCGCTGGCCGCGAGGGTGGCCGCGGGCGACCTGAGCATGCGGGTGGCCCGGGCGGCGCTCGCACGGGCCGCGCAGACCGGCGACGCCCCGCTGGACGTGATCGAGCGCGAGGGCCTGGACGCCGGCGTCAGCGGCGACGCCCTGGCCCGCGCCGTCGCGGACGCGCTGGCCGCCCACCCCGACCGCGTGGAGGCGTACCGCGCCGGCAAGACGGCCCTGAAGGGCTTTTTCACCGGCGTGGTCATGCGCGCCACCGGCGGGAAGGCCGAGCCGCACGCGGTGTCGGACGCGCTGGACGCCGCACTGAACACTCCCGCCTGA
- a CDS encoding multidrug DMT transporter has translation MDTLKKAGAMLAHLELFHTMLDLRSLLQLAAHMEERGDRVTLISAETVTLIGQGMTSEATLTTTKGATIQAATAYRVLQGLKGHDAPEYAVTREELSALNARAVTELEGGDALRAFADTLARVSAAPDTTAERPARGRRTPEGEAAEVPAA, from the coding sequence ATGGACACCCTGAAAAAAGCCGGCGCGATGCTCGCCCACCTGGAGCTGTTCCACACCATGCTCGACCTGCGCAGCCTGCTGCAATTGGCCGCGCACATGGAGGAACGCGGCGACCGGGTCACGCTGATCAGCGCGGAGACCGTCACGCTGATCGGCCAGGGCATGACCAGCGAGGCCACCCTGACCACGACCAAGGGCGCGACCATCCAGGCCGCGACCGCCTACCGCGTGCTCCAGGGCCTCAAGGGCCACGACGCGCCCGAGTACGCCGTCACCCGCGAGGAACTCTCGGCGCTGAACGCCCGCGCCGTCACGGAACTCGAGGGCGGTGACGCGCTGCGCGCCTTCGCGGACACGCTGGCCCGCGTGAGCGCCGCCCCCGACACCACCGCGGAGCGTCCCGCCCGGGGCCGCCGCACGCCCGAGGGCGAAGCCGCCGAGGTGCCCGCCGCGTAG
- a CDS encoding S1C family serine protease, whose product MTPESARPGRVAPSTIATALLGAALLAGAAHAATTAVVQATSPTAPRARTAAPVTAAETKALAALFTKVRPATLRIEQCPPTNCASPDGVGSAVLISADGLALTAYHVVAKARALSAQTVDKKRYALQVLGFDEQNDIALLRVNVPANTPYLKLAAKLPTVGDLELAVGNGNGAFLTAKNGRLIALNADAGRADFPPGTLELDAPLIPGDSGGPIVNVRGELTGIVSYIRLTPGSNFDPANPATAVFRSYAVPVTATDALLAELKTGVKRDAPQIGVGLAPQFNPAFMLDEEGFKLLSDALKLGPTAGAFFTSVSAGSPAALAGLKPLRLNTDQERESGDIVTEVNGKRVLNFSQFQYAVRSYKVGDTVTLTVLRDGKTLKIPLTLTGSTKINN is encoded by the coding sequence ATGACCCCCGAATCCGCCCGCCCGGGGCGCGTTGCTCCGTCGACCATCGCCACCGCGCTGCTGGGTGCGGCGCTGCTTGCGGGAGCGGCCCACGCCGCCACCACGGCCGTCGTGCAGGCCACCTCACCCACTGCGCCGCGCGCGCGCACCGCCGCGCCGGTCACGGCGGCCGAGACCAAGGCACTGGCCGCCCTGTTCACCAAGGTGCGCCCCGCCACCCTGCGCATCGAGCAGTGCCCACCGACCAACTGCGCGTCGCCCGACGGCGTCGGCTCGGCCGTGCTGATCTCCGCTGACGGGCTGGCGCTGACCGCGTACCACGTGGTCGCCAAGGCCCGCGCCCTGAGCGCCCAGACCGTCGACAAGAAGCGCTACGCCCTGCAGGTGCTGGGCTTTGACGAGCAGAACGACATCGCCCTGCTGCGCGTGAATGTCCCCGCGAACACGCCGTACCTGAAGCTGGCCGCCAAGCTGCCCACGGTGGGCGACCTGGAACTCGCGGTCGGGAACGGCAACGGCGCCTTCCTGACGGCCAAGAACGGCCGCCTGATCGCGCTGAACGCCGACGCGGGCCGCGCGGACTTCCCGCCGGGCACCCTGGAACTCGACGCGCCCCTGATTCCCGGCGACAGCGGCGGGCCGATCGTGAATGTCCGGGGCGAACTGACCGGCATCGTGAGCTACATCCGGCTGACGCCGGGCAGCAATTTCGACCCCGCGAATCCAGCCACCGCCGTGTTCCGCTCGTACGCCGTGCCGGTGACCGCCACCGACGCGCTGCTGGCCGAGCTGAAGACCGGCGTGAAGCGCGACGCGCCGCAGATCGGCGTTGGCCTCGCGCCGCAATTCAACCCGGCGTTCATGCTGGACGAGGAGGGCTTCAAGTTGCTCAGCGACGCGCTGAAGCTGGGTCCGACGGCCGGCGCGTTCTTCACCAGCGTGAGCGCGGGCAGCCCGGCGGCGCTCGCGGGCCTCAAGCCCCTGCGGCTGAACACCGATCAGGAACGCGAGTCCGGCGACATCGTGACCGAGGTAAACGGCAAGCGCGTGCTGAACTTCAGCCAGTTCCAGTACGCCGTGCGGTCGTACAAGGTTGGCGACACCGTCACGCTGACGGTGCTGCGCGACGGCAAGACCCTCAAGATTCCCCTCACCCTGACCGGCAGCACGAAGATCAATAACTGA